In the genome of Candidatus Neomarinimicrobiota bacterium, the window TTGAATTCGATCCTTCGAATGGCGATGTGTTTATTGCAACGCTTAAAGGAATTTCGATATTGAGAACACAATTTGCGGATCCCTTAGAAAGTCTATCAAATGTAAGAACTTATCCAAGCCCATTTATAATTCCCGCCACGAACGAGATGGTCATTGATAATCTCGCCGATGGAGCAAGCATAAAAATTCTCGATATTAATGGTGATTTAGTCAGAGAGTTGACAGCCGGCACCGGAGAAATAAAGGGACGTCAAGGATTCTGGGACGGCAGAGATGATGAAAATAGATTAGTAGCAAGTGGGATATATTTAGCGTTTGTATTCACTAATACAGAATTAAAAGCGACAGCTAAGATAGCCGTTGTGAGGCGTTAAAAACTAAAACTTAGCCAGTTCGTCAACAACTTCTCTAACAAGTTTTTTCTTTTCATTATAGGGAATAAAAGCGCTTTTAAATCCGTAAATTATTATCTCTTTAAAATCATCCATATCAAATCCGTAGTACTTATTTGCAATCATAAATTCTTTTGATACAGTAGTGTCTGAAACCAGGAGATTGTCTGTGTTTATGGTGACTCTCAATCCGAGTTCGTAATACGTTTTGATAGGATGCGATTCGAAACTGGAAACGCTCCCTGTCTGGACATTAGAACTGATACACATTTCAAGAGGAATTCTGTGATCGTTTATGTAGTTCAATAGATCTCCATCCTCACGCGTTCGAGTTCCATGTCCAATTCTGTGAGCTCCGCAGTAATGAATCGCCTGATGAATACTCTCAGGGCCGTATGCCTCTCCGGCATGAATAGTCAGATTCAGGTTATTGTTCAAAGTAAGATAGAATGCAGCCATATGGTCTTTTGCAGGATAATTTTCTTCTTGTCCGGCGAGATCAAATCCGACAACACCTCTATTTTTAAATGCTACGGCAAGCTCAGCAAGGATGAGAGAAGTGTCTCCGCCAATACTTCTGATACCACATACAATAATACCTGTAATAATTCCATATTTTAATTCTGCTCTACGTAATCCCGTTTTGGTGGCTTCGATTGTTTCTATCAGCGTAAGTCCCTGTTCAATATTCAATACAGGTGAAAACCGGACCTCCAACAGTCTTACGCCGTCGTTCCATTGATCTTCAGCCAATTCAAATGCTACTCTTTCTATAGCGGATGCAGTTTGCATCACACTCAGAGTCAGGTCGAATACTTTTAGATAATCAGCGAGACTTTTATTTTTCCTTCGTCCTGCTTTTAAAATATCAGTTAAATCATCTACGTTATCCGCCGGAAGCTTCACTCCCTGCTCTTG includes:
- the add gene encoding adenosine deaminase, giving the protein MNRSNLKITEDVLKALPKTDLHCHLDGSLRVETVLELAQEQGVKLPADNVDDLTDILKAGRRKNKSLADYLKVFDLTLSVMQTASAIERVAFELAEDQWNDGVRLLEVRFSPVLNIEQGLTLIETIEATKTGLRRAELKYGIITGIIVCGIRSIGGDTSLILAELAVAFKNRGVVGFDLAGQEENYPAKDHMAAFYLTLNNNLNLTIHAGEAYGPESIHQAIHYCGAHRIGHGTRTREDGDLLNYINDHRIPLEMCISSNVQTGSVSSFESHPIKTYYELGLRVTINTDNLLVSDTTVSKEFMIANKYYGFDMDDFKEIIIYGFKSAFIPYNEKKKLVREVVDELAKF